The sequence below is a genomic window from Pectinophora gossypiella chromosome 13, ilPecGoss1.1, whole genome shotgun sequence.
CCTCCACGCTGCTCATAGCTGCGAGaagaaaaagaatattttttttattagaagtgAAAGGTAGTCGTGGTATGACGCTTGACTGTCACCGAGAAtggcagtttcgaatccagcaatgATTATCGATTTTgtttcgtattcatgtttggatcgtaaaaatgtatatcgtgctcagtggtgaaggacaACATGGTGATGAAACCCACGTTctcaagaaatgcgtttcggagatatgtgacaacctgtattggtctggtattcccttcgcgggttggaaggtcagacaggcagtcgcatctgtaaaagacctgtcaaattttcaggttaggtgagcggaccttGTAAAAACGGGAACACGTTAGAGAGACGATGACGTTATTAGTAACAGATAGTTAGCGCTAGTGCTGTTGAACATTCAAACATTCGTGCGTGGCAGCCATTTCACCGACTGTACAGTTAATGGTGCCGATTGCAACAGATGCAAACTTATAGAGCTCTAAACCTAGTGCCGCTCTGGAAAGTAACAGAGCTAGTTTTTAGAActgttaaattatttaaagttaAACAGTTAATAAATAAGTGTCCTGGACCTAGTACTATATAAATCCAGTGCCTTAGAAACACAACGGTGGACTTTAATATATTGCCATACTGTTTAGCGCTAATTCCGCTTACTATGACTCTTACTAAGCCGCAAACCAAACTAtagaaaacccacattctttGTTAACTtgtcaaaacaaaacattacgCATTATGGCCGACATTTAGTAAGTATAGCGGTAAATTACATAGTTCACAAAAGATTAGTAAATATACAAAATCTCACACGGGTTAGTCAAACAAAATAAACGTTTTCCAATGCCTCACCGTTGTCTTGTGAAATCATTTTGGTGACTACCATTTTTAACTCTGGGTATTGCCGAATTGAGGCTCTAATCGATTGTACATTGACTGTCGAAATTTCGTTCGTACGGGGATACTGTGGTCGGAAATGTTCTGAAAATTAACCAAAAATATTAGATAGTTTTGTAAGACTAATCGTTAGCGCTTACGAACGGAacttaaatttcaaatttctTAATTCAACTCAAATGGGGGTAGGGTTTTTTACATTTCCATGTACGGATTTTGATTTGAGAGAAAAGTTTCACTAGGTACTTTAGTTTCTCtcacaatcaaatcaaaatttgACCTCTGATTCCGCTCAAGTGGAACTTAAAGTAGGTACCTTGTGGATCTTCGGGAGTGTTGGCAGCGGCGGGGTCAACGACTGGCTTCTTCTTGTGGTCGTAGCCGTTGGCGCGCGGTCGCGGGTGATCTGAAACGTAAACTGAAATATGAACACGATATGAGGAATTTTTCAAACACgacttattaaataataatattaacttaCATAAACTATAATTAAGAGGATAAACTGACTTTAACCATGGAATAACTAATGAAAACAGAGGGTTCCTCACCTTACTAGAAAAGTTAAACCGCACGCAAATAGAGCGTGTTATagtgtgacgtgacttattgtagatttgccgcagatggcattaactacttggtcggacaaatggggagcggctctcacccggtacaaatttaGGATAACAGGCGTGTGGGTGACAATTTTTTCGGGTGATTCCTGTTCGTGCTATCGGTCGACCGGTCAATCGGCCTAATGGGATTTATTTTTCCCTTTTAACCGACGCGTGTTAGAATATTATGGCGAAcgagaaagaaaatatttcactGGATGGACTGATCGACTCTTGAGAATCGGACATGAGAATAAAGGAAACGATCAGTCACGGAAAACACCAAAGAAGTATAATAATGATACTGACTATTAGCATAGACGGTGGAGCGAGGCAGCTGCGGCCCCGCCAGCTCGGGCAGCgtcagcggccgccgcgcccgcgccgcaccccctccgccccccgcgccgcgcgccccgcccaCGCTGTACTCCCTGGAACATAATACACATtctgttattaattattattgtatcttCCTATGGATTGGCTCACGTTGGTAACGTGTTAGAAAGAAGAACACAATTATattggtttttacgacatgcccgggaagataggtcatcatctccctagcgttatctcgttttcacagggtccgcttatctaattTTATTGGTCCGGTTTTTGCAGAAGCAactctgtctgaccttccaaattccaacccacgaaggaaaAATCAGATCCGATTGTTCGCAGAAGTGACTggctgtctggccttccaagttccaacccgcgaaggataAACTAGCCCAAtttactggttaggtcacatacctacctaactCCGACATGCATTTCtcgcgaatgtgggtttcctcacgatgttctcctTCATCGCTGATCATATGGGAAGATAGGTAAGCAGTATATTATTCTGAAGTCTATTCCAGATACTACTAGACTATTCCAGAAGTTTTAGAATAGTCCAGTCTGAAAATACGTACTCTCTCAGCGGTTCGCGCCAAAACTCGGTGGGGTGGAGCGGCGGGAAGTGGTAGTTATTCTGGTAACCATATCCGTCGAGACCGGACGCGCGGAGACTGGCGTGGAGTGAGTTCTTCATGCATTGCAGCTGTCGATGAAATacgtatatttattatacagccAAATCACTCATCACAGGCCTTGGTACAAgactaggggggttaaaaaggccacatcgaagcaattcacctgaTAAAGcaatatattgcaatttgacatttgcgcatataaaagtgcgcaatttaaacaaatgtcaaatagaaaatattgtattttttgatgaattacttcgatgtagcctttttaaccccttagtTTGGCAATACTTATGCAAAATAAAACGTAATATCATTAGAATAACATtatctttcgtctctttcgcactgggTGATTTACTATATCACTGTCCTgctgttatattattttaatcataTTACATTTTCAGGGTTTGTTAGTATTCATTTGCACATTCAGATGCCAATTCGGAAAAtctattttgtaaattattattaattaactacCAATTAATAGACATAAAAGATTATTACAATTAAAGTGTTAAATATGATATAATGgggattattaaaattattttctaaataagtAAGGAAACCGTGTAAAATACCTACGTTTTATTTCAATTGAACGAATGGAAATATGTCGCCATTTGAGTGAATGGAAATCAATAGGATAGGATTTGATACATTACAACTCATGCGCTCAATTAGAGTGCGTGTCTTATTAACTAGGTACTAACTAATTTAGATCCAGACTACTAGGGCACAGTGCTTCAGAATGTATACTTTCTTTTAATAACTTACCATATTTTAATTAACTAATAGCTTTGCTACGTTTTGTCTACTGGTGGTTAGGGTTAAGTTACGTAAACTTTCTGATATAAAAAGTCcatttgtaggtacttactaatttCAATGTAGAAATGTCTCCAGTACACAAATAATCCAATTTCAACCAGTAATTACCGCTGTATGCCTGCAACAGTCCGTCTGAAGACTACTTACTAAATTTCGCAGCGTGTTTGTGCAGTGAAATGGTCCAATGGCCTAGCTTGGCTAGCCGCGACTCGGGCTATAGCTGGCAAACCTCGTGCGGGACATACGTGTGCGTGTCTTGCGTGCGCGCCGTCAAACAAGAGGTTGGTGACACCATCCGCCGTCGCCGCGAGTACCTCTCTGCGCTGGCGCTCGGCGTCTCCGCGCAGGCGCCGCACCAACCGCTCGGCCTCGGTGAGGCGTGCGCGCAGCTCAGCCCGCGTCTCGTCCGCGCCTTCCTCTAAGCTCGGCTGCTCGCTGCTCTGGCACACTGAGTTCGCTTTCAATTCTAATTCTCGTAGTTTACTGGTGATAAGAatgcaacaaaataaatattatgatttttCCACCGTAAAagctactaaaataaaaaagtaaaatgttatcttataaGTACACTTTTACATTAAAACTTGTATTCAATACGTACTCAGCTTGAACGTCGACAGTTCTCTGAAGTTGCAATGCTCTAGCTTCCGCAGCTCTGGCCTCGCCTCTTGCGGCGGCTGCTTCTCGTTCGAGGCGAGTTACCTCTTTTTTGAGATTTCCCACCTCCTGGTAATGCGAAAAATACGTTATTTTTACTATCTATCTAAAAAATAGCTTATGCACTAAAACTTAAGaaaaccttttattttttttactttaatttattttattttataccatttttgaaatctttttaaattaggtaggtacctcggTATTATCAGGTTTTTCTTCAGGTGCAGGCGGACTAGATTTCGGCGGAGACTCCTTGTTGAATATCAATTGAAACTGGAGATCTGAAAAGAACAGTTTTTTTAAGATTAACTGGCGATGATTCactttaatttacttaggtaATGTTTACGAGTACTTGTGTTCATTGTGCTTCCTACGTGTGGTTTCATAGTCATGACATGACGTAAAACTATTGTACTAGTCAACGCTAGCAACAAAGCGCAAGGTACATAAAAATAGTCTATAATAGGTTTTATACCTTTGCAATGACAATAATTAATGGCGTTTAATTAGAAAAACTTGAGAGGCAATCGTAATATTTCAGAAGGTACCTCTATTCCTCTCTCTTAAAGCTTCGATTTCGGCATGAAGACCACTGAGCATCAGCCGATGCTGTTCCTGCAGGAACCGCACGCTATGCTCCAGATGGGCGACCCTTGCGACTGCATCCCCACTACCAATGATGAATCCACTCCCACCTTGTTCAGGGGGAGACTTCTTCACCTGAAAAAGTGAGGCACAAGCACATCGTTTCATTAATTGTTAAAGATCACAGCATAAAAAGGgacgacaaaaatatattatgaaagcaaaaataaactttgagtaatatttattttgaacaCCGACCGCCTAACTCTACACGTCTTAACGACGGAGTAATAAAACAAACGATGCTCTGACTTGATGCAATTATTTCTATTTTCGTCGATCAGTATTGATGGAAAAGCGCCATGTGATGAAAGCAATGAGTTTTCCGATATGTCATTGACCGGTCACGGCTTCTTTGTGTTTCTGACGAACCGGCCCTGGTGCAACACTGCCTGATTAAGTAGTATTGAATATTTTCATTGGAATGCTTTAACTAAGTAGTTTAATAGCTTTCTATTAAAATGGGTCaggtaaaagatttacttagaaTAATTGTATCAGAGAGAGTAAACGACAAAGGGATCTACGAAGGCGTATTGAACCAAAACAAAACTTACTTGCAATTTGGCAAATGGAGCGGCCGGAACAAGAACCTTAGAAGCCATCACTGCAGTAACACTAATCCGGAAAGAAACTAGCTAAAGTAAAGCAATTAGTGCAACCTCCTTTGTTGCGAACCACCTCAGAGCACGCGCGCGCTTGCAATGATAAAGATCCACCATTTGTGCACGGGAAAATAAGGCGGCCTTGCGTTCTACacgtaataattaaaaataaattccgCGGCGCAacacaaaatacataataagcACCGCGTATTGCTTTAGTATATGAGGTAGATGTTTGCCCTAAACTTAGCGGAGGTCGTTGACCGACAACGACCTTGAACTAGTGAGTCTTAAAAACGGTTAAATTGACTTTTGATGAAAGCACTGAATATTTGCGATTTTTACGCGAGTTTTTCAGGAATTTGTTTGTCGTGTGGCGGACGGTTGGCGGAGTCGCGGGAGCTGGGCCGGGGCAGGTGCGGGCGGGCGGGGGTGCAGTGTCTATCGATCGCGCctccgccgccgcgcgccgcacaCAGGTTCCGCGTACGGTTGACTCACGGGCGCTCCGTCACTGCACACCCGTGGCGCCGTGCCAACTGCTCTGATAGCTTTATGGCGTGTCATCGGAGTCTTGGATAATGACTTAATTTCAGCTTGCGAACTTTCGCAAATAGCTTCTCGTGACAAAATAGGATATCGTAAAGTTTAAGCTTACAGACATTCTTTGTTACATTTTTTGTTTCTCATCTTTTAGTCTCCTGGACTTGCATTGTTGTCCGCCACTAAAACAATGGAATCGATACGGCCATTAGGAGTTTTGATAACATCATGAAAATCAACTTTGTTGCTTATCTAGTATCTATACTTTAAATACTAGGTTTCGTTAGAAATCAATTGGCGCCCCGATTGCTACTATGTAGGTCGACTCACTTTATGAGACGGGTGTAGGTGCAAACTTTTACTATCGCCATGTTTGTCTGTATTAATTACCTTTATAGGTACCTGTAGGCTCTACACGACAACCGCGCCGTGCGCGGCGCGAATTTTATTGAaaccttcgaccaatagccgtttgacgtccatctatgtagatagcattcgtatcgtttattggtcgaagcgctcggtataattcgcgccgcgcgcggcgcggttatcatgcagacccggctgtgTGGGTAAGGTACTATTGAGATTACTAATAACTGGCTAAAGTTGATTTTTTTAGTCtttaatgagagtggaagaagcgaaagtggtctATCAAGTCAGGATCTtagtaagtagaattccgtggtctttgcgtgtaggtacctaatctGTCATATTTTACGTCATGCAACACTGACAGCTAATGTCATTGTTGCATGACGTAAAATATGACAGTTCCTCCATAATCTGTAATCTTTTTACGTGTAGGTACATTTCATCGGAATAGGTGCCTATATTATAATTCACCTAAATATTGTTTGCATATTGTGTACAAACCGACatactttaaataataaataggtaaataaataaataagctgtgGAAACTTCTTTCTAGTTTACTTTCATGAATAATGTAAGCTTCACGTTTTAGTTGGTACAATTATTAGGG
It includes:
- the LOC126371742 gene encoding uncharacterized protein LOC126371742 isoform X2, coding for MASKVLVPAAPFAKLQVKKSPPEQGGSGFIIGSGDAVARVAHLEHSVRFLQEQHRLMLSGLHAEIEALRERNRDLQFQLIFNKESPPKSSPPAPEEKPDNTEEVGNLKKEVTRLEREAAAARGEARAAEARALQLQRTVDVQADKLRELELKANSVCQSSEQPSLEEGADETRAELRARLTEAERLVRRLRGDAERQRREVLAATADGVTNLLFDGAHARHAHLQCMKNSLHASLRASGLDGYGYQNNYHFPPLHPTEFWREPLREEYSVGGARGAGGGGGAARARRPLTLPELAGPQLPRSTVYANNHPRPRANGYDHKKKPVVDPAAANTPEDPQEHFRPQYPRTNEISTVNVQSIRASIRQYPELKMVVTKMISQDNAMSSVEARRPRRHPRRHAPDHT
- the LOC126371742 gene encoding uncharacterized protein LOC126371742 isoform X4; the protein is MASKVLVPAAPFAKLQVKKSPPEQGGSGFIIGSGDAVARVAHLEHSVRFLQEQHRLMLSGLHAEIEALRERNRDLQFQLIFNKESPPKSSPPAPEEKPDNTEEVGNLKKEVTRLEREAAAARGEARAAEARALQLQRTVDVQADKLRELELKANSVCQSSEQPSLEEGADETRAELRARLTEAERLVRRLRGDAERQRREVLAATADGVTNLLFDGAHARHAHLQCMKNSLHASLRASGLDGYGYQNNYHFPPLHPTEFWREPLREEYSVGGARGAGGGGGAARARRPLTLPELAGPQLPRSTVYANIYVSDHPRPRANGYDHKKKPVVDPAAANTPEDPQAMSSVEARRPRRHPRRHAPDHT
- the LOC126371742 gene encoding uncharacterized protein LOC126371742 isoform X5 — its product is MASKVLVPAAPFAKLQVKKSPPEQGGSGFIIGSGDAVARVAHLEHSVRFLQEQHRLMLSGLHAEIEALRERNRDLQFQLIFNKESPPKSSPPAPEEKPDNTEEVGNLKKEVTRLEREAAAARGEARAAEARALQLQRTVDVQADKLRELELKANSVCQSSEQPSLEEGADETRAELRARLTEAERLVRRLRGDAERQRREVLAATADGVTNLLFDGAHARHAHLQCMKNSLHASLRASGLDGYGYQNNYHFPPLHPTEFWREPLREEYSVGGARGAGGGGGAARARRPLTLPELAGPQLPRSTVYANNHPRPRANGYDHKKKPVVDPAAANTPEDPQAMSSVEARRPRRHPRRHAPDHT
- the LOC126371742 gene encoding uncharacterized protein LOC126371742 isoform X1, which encodes MASKVLVPAAPFAKLQVKKSPPEQGGSGFIIGSGDAVARVAHLEHSVRFLQEQHRLMLSGLHAEIEALRERNRDLQFQLIFNKESPPKSSPPAPEEKPDNTEEVGNLKKEVTRLEREAAAARGEARAAEARALQLQRTVDVQADKLRELELKANSVCQSSEQPSLEEGADETRAELRARLTEAERLVRRLRGDAERQRREVLAATADGVTNLLFDGAHARHAHLQCMKNSLHASLRASGLDGYGYQNNYHFPPLHPTEFWREPLREEYSVGGARGAGGGGGAARARRPLTLPELAGPQLPRSTVYANIYVSDHPRPRANGYDHKKKPVVDPAAANTPEDPQEHFRPQYPRTNEISTVNVQSIRASIRQYPELKMVVTKMISQDNAMSSVEARRPRRHPRRHAPDHT
- the LOC126371742 gene encoding uncharacterized protein LOC126371742 isoform X3, giving the protein MASKVLVPAAPFAKLQVKKSPPEQGGSGFIIGSGDAVARVAHLEHSVRFLQEQHRLMLSGLHAEIEALRERNRDLQFQLIFNKESPPKSSPPAPEEKPDNTEEVGNLKKEVTRLEREAAAARGEARAAEARALQLQRTVDVQADKLRELELKANSVCQSSEQPSLEEGADETRAELRARLTEAERLVRRLRGDAERQRRELQCMKNSLHASLRASGLDGYGYQNNYHFPPLHPTEFWREPLREEYSVGGARGAGGGGGAARARRPLTLPELAGPQLPRSTVYANIYVSDHPRPRANGYDHKKKPVVDPAAANTPEDPQEHFRPQYPRTNEISTVNVQSIRASIRQYPELKMVVTKMISQDNAMSSVEARRPRRHPRRHAPDHT